The window TTATGAACAAAACGGATGGAGGGTTCAAGCGTGGCCCCTTGGCGTTCCATTGCTTCTCTGGCTCTCTAGTTCTACTACTAGCTCTTCCCCTGAATGGTTCAGGGGAAGTCCGTGGTGGTCTAGTGCTTAGCActcggcactttcactgccaaggatgcagattcagtccctggttgaggaactaaaatcctataagccacatggcatggccaaaaaaaaggatGATTGTTTGGGATAGCGTTGGTTTTATAGTTAGGTCTTTCTCCCGTTGTGGATACCATAGAGTGCAGCTATAATGCATACAGCTAAATGCTCTCACAGTGCCTTTTCTGAGAGAAAAAACTTACTAAGGAAAATGCCACTTTTCTGTGTAACATAGTATCTCAGAGCAAAGGCTGAAGAAACGTTCAAGTGCATTACAACTTCAGTTAGCTAGGAGATTCCTTAACTGATTTAAGCTctgcttatttcatttttcttcacttgCCTTTACTCTTAAAAGAAGGCCTTTATCTTCCTTTTGGCTTGAAGATGCCCCTTTGACCTTTTCATAGCTCCTGGTCCCTTCCATTTCTGTTTGACACTCCAAGAGAGGAGGATGGTTAGATACCTATGGGCTTTCTTTTTTACTGAGAGTCTTTgtagtgatcttcctgacccatttcCCTGCTCCAGATGCAAGCTCTTGCTTCAGTGCTGCATGGCTTTGAAATTGACCCTTTTAAGGCATGCATTGCCCTCTAATTCCATGCCTACCTGCTCCTCCTATCTTCTTTCCTCCATTTTACAACTGTCTTTTCTTCTAGGCATTGTGTTTTAGTTTAAGACGTCTTAACTTTGTTCTCAAGAGTGTTCGTGTATTTGtgaaaaaattaataatctatcataaagaaaatgaagattccCTATTATGCCTTTCCTCAGAAAggggcagtttttaaaaattcatatacagTTTCTGTGGGGTATTTTTGTTCATAATAAATAACCTCATTCTGTGAGGTTATTTTTGTTCACGAATAAGAATAGATCAtgcattatttacttttttatcttCATGCTATTTACCAACTTCAAGATTCAATCCACATACCATGTAAGTCactcatttaaagtatataattcagggaatttcctggtggtccagtggtaaaactCTCAACAGGATATAATTCAGAGAGCAAAATAATTTCCTTCGCAAGTttgttgctaatttttttttcctggcaggtATCCCTTGTATAACTGACTGCGTAATGGCTGAAATTGAGAAATTGGGGCAGAAGTATAGAGTGGCTTTAAGGTAGGAAGGAGCTGATCTAGATTTGTTTTAAATTGGTGCACTGAAGATTCTTTTGACCCTCCTTCTTCTGTTTGCTCTCCAAAGATTTCTTGTCTGGTTAGTTTAAACAAAAATCATACAAAACTAGTTAACTATTTATGACTTAGAAAGCAAACATTTGAAGGTTAGAGTTTTCAAGCCGAAGCTTTTTGAACTAAAGTTCCTTAGTCATACAGGTCTCCTGGGCCTCCTTTAACGTTCCTCTAGGTTTTCACTTAGAAAGTGTCTTTCTGTTAGTTTGTTACCTGGTTATCTTCTTCAGAATCTCACACTTAAACAATTTTCAGTTTACTTACAAGAAGTTCTGTGTTTACTCTAGAAAGTGCCTTTCAGTTTAGTGGTTCCCACAGTGTGGGAACCCCCTCCACCCCCGGAGTCCCAGAGACCTTTGCAGGGAGTttgcaaaactattttcataatactACCAAGGTGTTGCCTTTATCACTGTTCTGACATTTGCACTGAATGCAAAAGAATGGCTGTACCTTAGTACAAATCAAGACATTGGGCCCAAGTAATGCTAGtagttttttttattcttcaccggcagttttttttaataccagAGTCACTTAAGAATATCCTTAACAGAGCTGTAAAATTCATTAACAGTGTTAAATCTCAACCCTGGACTACACATCCGTATTCCTTGTGGTGTAATGAGAAGCACACACAGCATTTCTGCTGGTGGGTGCTCCCTTAATGTTTCTCCAGCAGTCATTTCATAATATGTGTAAATCAAGTCATCGTGCTGTGGGCCTTAAACTcacacagtgctgtatgtcacttccatctcagtaaaactggaaggagaaggcaaaCAGAGCAAAGGATGAACATTGTCTCAACAAGAAGCATTTGTGTGCTGGAGCTGTGAGCTGAACGAGCTGCTTTTTCATGAAATACCATTTTCCTGTGAAGAACAACTGACAGACACTGATGTTGAGTTTGGGAAAATCATAAGCTAATCACATTCCCAATGCTAAGGACCTTTCTATTGAGACCAGTGAAATCAGTGatgaatgtgattttttaatgatatataCGTGTCTGTCATCTGCTTTGTTTGTTATATGTCCTCCCACATTATTACATACAGCTctacctcttttttaaaataggatAGAAATACCAAAATGTATTTAACTTTTACCTTGCTGATGGATATTCAGATTATCTCCAGTTTCCCACTGCTGTAAACCATATTGTAGTGACCGTCCTTGGACCTGTATTCTTGTGTATTTGTGTGAGACAGCGTCCTAAAAGCAAAATGGTTAGGTTTAATTTGATTTAGTTTTGAATCCTGGCGTTTCCCAGCTGTATAGCTTCGAACAAATTAATCAAGCTCTCTGAATCTACttatttatctgtaaaacagaaatacaataaTTCAGATTTCTGTAACAAGTATGTGATGTAAGGCTCGGCAGCTCTCAGTCTGTAAGCTTTAATTCCCTTCTCTATAAATTGTCTTCCCAGTTATATAGAAGATAAGCTTCAGGGGGAGAGGGGTGTCTTGAAATCTCCACAGAGATCACATTACTCTTATTTCACTGGTTGAAAGTTGTAAAGTTACTTAGTTGCTTGAGTGTTTTTATTAATCCACTTTTATAACCATGTAGGATCGCCAAGGATCCAAGATTTGAACGATTACCATGCACACACAAAGGGACCTATGCAGACGACTGCTTAGTACAAAGGGTAACTCAGGTATCACCATTTTGTGATATTTATTGTGtgctattaaaaaaagataagctATTATTTCCTAAATGTTCATGTATCTAGgaatataaatgattaaaaaaatcatatagaaTCCCTTCATGGGGAGTGTCGGTGTCCTCATTCACTTGAGAGAGTGGATTGGAAGTGTATACTGTAACCATAATGGAGAAAGATCATGGGTTTGAGGAGGAGACATGGTTTCAGATCTTGGCATCTGCATTTATCGGGGGTGTAATTTGgagcatttattgattttttaatccCACAAATCTCCTCTATAATATGATTTAAGTGGGTGAGTGTAGACAAACTAATATATCAGGTTCCATCTCCCTGTGAATCTAAAATAAGGTTCCACGGACTTGCCTGATGGTCCAGACtatgcacttccagtgcaggaggcacaggtttgatccctgattgagaaactaagatcccacatgccacgcagtgcagccaaaaaataaataattgagtaAAGTTCCATTTACTCCCCATGTAGGAATTTTGAGTCTGAGTCTGCCAGGGTGCTATTTCACACATACCCTAGAATAAGTAGAATAAGTAGGTTTTTGATTCATCTGTTCTGCCTTGTCAAACACTGCCAGAACTTCTGTTGCTGATTGCCCTTAAAAAGCCTGTCTATGCTGAAAATAATCATCTTTATGTAGTGACCACACTGCCATCCCTTGAGCCACTTCATCCCTTGGGTGGGGCCGGCATTTCCCTTAATTCCCCATAGCATGGCTGGCCCCAGTCTACAACTCTTTATAAAACTCAGCAAGAGATTTCAGTAGGAGAAAAGTAAAGTATCAGTATAATACAAATTAGTTCCAGACAGGTTGCTAAATGTAAGTGCTTTCAGAGCTGTTTGACCCTGACTTGTCCTGGAGATCTTCCTATTCTGGCTTCAGAGCCCAGGAGGTAGCCTCCCTCCACCACGAGGAGGCCTCCAGAGTAGGACCAGCCCCGGAGATCCTTCTAAAGGCAAAAGCTGTGGCTTCAGATCTAAGACTGTAACTCTGCCTTTGCATAGTCTTTCTGAGGGTGTTTTCCGAAAACCGAATTGTCTGCCCTAGACATGAAAATCCCTTCCACTTATGAGACAAAAAACAATTTGCAGCTTTTAACTAGTTTTTCTATCTTCTCCCCATCAAGATTCGTAGAGCTACAGTCAGCCCAGGTAACTTGTTATGTTTTATGTGATAAATATGAGCTCCTCAATCTAGAACTACTCACCAATTTCTTTtagcctttcttttcttatttactgTAAAAATGAGTAATTCTTCAGACTAACCAGTGATTGTATCCAGTATCATTTAGTGAGCTCTGTGTGAACACCGAATCCTGTCTTTTCCAGCACAAGTGTTACATTGTGGCCACAGTTGATCGGGACCTTAAACGAAGAAtccggaagatccctggagttCCCATCATGTACATTTCTAACCATAGGTGAGATGTTTCTCTTAGAGAAGTGATTAACTATACATAGTTGATGTCAAGATATAGAAGGATTTGGGAAAAAACAATTGATGTATCAAATGTTTACATGGTTCTATTTGAATAAATGAGACAAAGTATTAATGACAAGAACACAGGCAAAAGATAAAGCTAGGATTTAGGAATGAGGCAGACATTCACAGTGTTACAGTAATATCACTAGAAGGAATAGGGAAAGGTGTGGCCTTAAATATTGATACAAAGCAGTAACTTAAGCTTATCTTTTTGGCtagaaatacctttttttttttttgaaaacctaGTGCAGGTGATTAGCACCTTATCTGGGAAACTGgaagttcatttaaaataaaaaaagctgcTTTTTATCCTTCTTTGATGTTCCTGTGTCAGTCCTCAGACTATTATTGGCCAACTTTTTATCCTGGGACAAACACAACAAAATTGGAAGAATATGGGTGAGAGGCTTGGGCACACCTGGACTCCGTACCTGGCTCTCCAACTTGTTAACTTTCTCACTTTGAAGAATAAAGATAATGTAGTCAGCATTTTGCTGTAAATCATTCATTATGATAGGCCTTTAAAATGTTCCCACTGACAAAAAGGATTCACAGCAGGAGGTGACAGTGATATAATCAATAAAGGATGGGCTTTTAAGGTGGGATCTGGTTTCTAACCAATGTTAATTTTTTGTCCTGATCAGGTACAACATTGAGCGGATGCCAGATGATTACGGAGCCCCTCGGTtctaatgaaaagagaaaatttctccatctttctttgacccattttctCTTTTGCCAGTTCGCTAAACATGCTATGGCGTGAATTACTATTGCACTCACCCACTTGCTCTAAGTGAGCTGAGTATagttaaaaatactcatttttcaGTGttgtctttaaaattaaattttgtgtcattttaaaatttcctgcatctttttataaatcagaaaattGCTCATATAATATGATGGTCATTTTATATTGATTTACTCAAATGTTTATTAAGTTTATGGTAGGCATTTAATAAGATGTGGTCTTATCCTCTAGAATATTCATATTATGGTAGAAAAGAGACATGTAGTGAAATACAGTGAAATAGTGATGCTAGGATAAAATTATGATGGAGTAGACATACAGGTGGAAagaatgatttctttttccttggttgggatggggagagaagaaGGACTAAAGGCAGTTATGTTTGAGTTAATCTTGAAAGAGAGCTAGAACATAGAAGGGAGGAGTCTATGTTCACATCTGAGACTCCAgaggtaggaggtgggagggagggggctttATATGACAGGATGAAGGGTTTGGACTTAATCCTGAGGTCAACAGGGAGTCATTCAGTTTTTAATTAGGATGGATAACATGATCAGATTAGATGTTTTACATGATCACAAGACAGTATAAGAACAAATAGATCATTGAAACAGACTAGAAAGTCCATAAATAGACCTATGTATTTATGGTAACTTAGGATGTTACAAAGCtggtattaaaataaaaaatgtaaaaatctatgggaaaagaaaatTGCATTAGAAGACCAAATATTGTGGAGTCATCCCACTAGGGTTACGATCCTGATTTTAGCAGTTAATATTTGTGTGAATTGGGCAAATTACATAAGCATTTGATGCTTTCGTTGCttccctttaaaatgttttatttagggGCTTgcttggcagtccagtagttaagacatcatactttcactgcaggggacctgggttcaatctctggttgggaactaagatctcgtaTGCCAGGGgtagccaaaaaatagaaaaaaataaaaatgttttatttaatcctcaaaacaaccccAATAAGATAGGACTGAATTGAACAGTACCTGATAGAAGTAAGTGTTGTTCAGTAAATGATAGTGATTATTGTATCCACTCTCCATTTGAAAAAAAGTTGACtatccatttgaaaaaaaaaattatatttctacttcATATCCTTCAAGAGGATCAaagtctaaatattttttaagccatggaagtattcagttcagttcagtcactcaatcgtgtcctgctctttgcaaccccaggactgcagcactccaagcttccatgtccatcaccaactcccagagcttgctcaaactcatgtccataagtcggtgatgccatccaacatggaagtattaggaaaagaaaaaggaaaatgtatgtAAGCCCTGAATAGAATTCTAaaagagggcttcctggtggcgctagtggtaaagaacctgcctgccaatgcaaagacataagagacgcaggttcaatccctgggtttggaagatctcctggaggagggcatggtaatccactccattattcttgcctggataatcctatggacagaggagcctggcaggctatggtccatagggttgcagagtcggacatgactgaagtcatgtcattgaagtgacttagcagcaaaatTCTTGAAGATGAAGAGTGTAAAagccataaaagaaaagattgataaGTGTGGATacattaaaattagatttttatgCAAAAAAGAAATTCCCCCAAAATTAAGACAAATGATCAGAAAATTTTCCAATGTATATAATAAGGGTATAAGGACATGGGTATTCATGTAGTGCTGACAAGAATGCAAATAAGTAAAACCATTTTTGGACAGCAGTAGTTTAGtatccattgggcttccctgataggtcagttggtaaagaatccacctgcaatgcaggagactctggtttgatttctgggttgggaagatctgctggagaagggatcggctacccactccagtgttcttgggcttcccttgtggctcagctggtgaagaatccacctgcaatgcaagagacctggattcaatccctgggttgggaagatcccttggagaagagaaaggttacccactccagtattctggcctagagaattacgtggactgtatagtcatggagtcacaaagagtcgaacatgactgaacgactttcacttcactaggaTCCATTAAAATAAAGATTGCAGATGCCATGCGAGCCCAATTCTATTGTTATTTATAGGTATCATAGGTGATTTCATTTACAATGTATGATCAGTTTGTGTAAATGCATGATAAATGTGTAAACTTCACATATGTGTACAAGGAAGTATATAGAAAGAGGCTTACTATACCACTAtaacagaaaaattgaaaagaatgtaAATATCAATCTGAAAGTTTTAACTTACATCTATACCATGGAATGTCATGAGCACTTAAAAACAATGAGGTAGAATTAAAAGTAAGAGGACTTGAATAAGACAGTTTTCtggagaagacatacagatggccaaaaagcacatgaaaagatatttaagTCACTTAtcgttagggaaatgcaaatcaaaatcacagttatCACTTCATACCTATTAAGATGGCTGCAGGTAAGCATAACTAAATAACAAGAGttgacaaggatatggagaaactggaactatTGTgtactgttgatggaaatgtaaaatggtacagtagctatgaaaaataatatacttcCTCAAAAAGGAAGTTTTATAAAGAGCCACCATATaatacagcaattccactttggggtatatatacaaaagaattgaaagcaggatctGAAAGATATTTGTATACCCATGTTCATTGGCATCACTATTCACAGTAGTCTAGAGGACAGAGCAATGCaagcgtccatcaacagatgaatgaataaccaaaatgtggtatatacacacaatggaaagtATGCAGCTTTCAAAAGGAAGGAAGTtctgacttccctagtggtcctctacaccttgcaatgtaggggataaaggtttcatccctggtcagggcgctaaaatcccatgtgccacaactaacatttgaaacagccaaataaatagattttttaaaaatacaaaagcaaaataaataaaaacaaacaaacaaaaaagcagaatACAACACCGGAGATCTGTATATTTcactatatataaattttaaaaggaaaaggaatgcagaatcagagaagaagaaataacagTAAATAGAAGACAAAGTAAGTTGGCAGGAAGAAGTCCAAACATTACGCATGATGAATGTGACTAGTTAAGTTCCCTTATTAAAGACAAATGCTCAGATTGGATGTTTTTTAAATCTTGTGGCTATATGGTATTTACAAGATGTGCCTAAATCAGAATGACACAAAACTGttggaaataattagaaaatacacTGCATATACAACCCAATAACTCCACTCCTAGGACTATACGGAGGACCTTTGTCTGcagagtgatgtctttgctttttaatacgctgtataggtttgtcatagctttccttccaaggagcaagtatcctttctttaatttcatggctgtagtcactgtcagAAGGAATTGTATTTGTAAATTAAAGTTGtatttgtaaattatacttcagtaaattaAAAGATGGGAAAAGGTATGCAAAAACAATATGCTGCTTAAATATGCAATATGGAAAATATTAAGGTTTTCTTTGTAGCCTAACATAAGGTCAATTTCATGAAAATTCCATATACAGCTGAAAATGAGATATATTCTGTATTACCTGGTGTCATCAAGGTAAAAGGTTTGGTATTTACCCATAAGATCTACCTGATTGTTTTAGTCTTctgtatccatacatttgtttttaacTCTTTGATCTGTCTCACACTgagaagaaagtttttttttttgaaagttttctaatattaatatattttgtctatttcttcttgcaCTTCTTAGAGTTTCCACTTGTTGAAAGTTGCTACTGTGTTTTGTGCATGGATACTCATAACTAGTATACATTTTGTGAATTGTAGCCTTTAGCATTATAGTGTAAACTTTTAGTCTCATTTAATGCTCTTTAGCCAGAATTCTATTTGTTCTAATATTATTAATAAGAACAGGATCTttgctatctttttcttttttgtaatgcatttgccttacatactttaatttttaaaatttttttaacaaattttttattTAGTATGCCTTATATACTTTTGCCTGTCCTTCTATGTTTAGCTTTTCCGAAAAAGCTGAAGGTGACCTTGCATGGTTCATCTTGTAGTCAGAATTGCTAGAGACTAGTCActtctgtgtgttttgttttgtttccttttctgaataGGAGTGTTCACTGTGGTTGTCCTGTTAGTATTTCACCAACTGTATCTATTTggtgtatgtgcttagttgctcagtcgcatttgactctttgcaaccccatggactataacccgccagagGACTataatcctctgtccatggggattctctaggcaagaatcctggagtgggttgccatgccttcctccaggggaacttcccaatctagagatcgaacccaggtctcctgcactgctggtggattctttattgccttgagccatcagggaagcccatatttggtGTATGGGGGCAGATAGTTTGCCCTCTGGGTGCAGAAGTCTCGTGATCAAAACAAGCCACAGCTCCCGATTCTGGTACTGCCACACGCACCCCGTGCTGTAGAGACCGCTGTGCCACATGCATCTCGATGTCCTGGGCTTTGAATATGATGTCCTGATTGGATAGGACTGTgagggtgtggggggtgggggttgtatGGTGGATACCTGACCTGTGGAAGAGAAAGTGAGATCAGCATTTGGGAACTAGAAGGGCAGAGTGTAGCGGTTGTTTGTGCTGCTCACCGAATATTTCTGACTTTCTGCTATTCATGAACCCAGGGTAGGAAGGCTTTTCTCCACCACCTTTGAAGTGAAGTGTGGCAAAGTGAGTGAGGATGACATATGTCATTTAGGTAGAAGTTTTGAAAGTCATTATGTGGGGctttctcagtggctcagtgcTGGAGAATCcaccctgccagtgcaggagacacaggttcgatccctgatccaggaagatcccacatgcctcacagcagctaagcccctgtgccacaactattgaacctgtgatCTGCAGCCCAGAACCACAGCTGCCGAGCCCTCgagccacagctcctgaagcccacacaccctagagcccaagtTCAGCCacgggagaagccaccacaatgagaggcccACACAAAACTAGAGGGTAGACCCCGCTTGCTGCAAAGAgaggaaagcctgtgcagcaacgaagatccagtacAGTAAAAACAGAAATCATTGAAGCCTCATGTGTGATCAGAGGATCATACTGgaaagtaatattaaaaaaaaaaaaaaaaaaaagatcactatGTGTTGAGCTAGCTCCCTTTGGCCTGCCTCAACAATCACAAAAACATAGAGCTGCAACCTTGCTTTGCCTGGGTCCCACAGAACATCTCAACCAAATGATGGAAACACTAGGGTAATGATAAATAAGCATTTGTTCTTTTAGCCACTGAGATttgggtttgtttgctttttactcCAGCATAACTTAGCCTATGCCAACTGATAAAGCACATGTTGAACAgttggaaaagacaaagaaataaaaggcattcaaactggaaaagaagaagtaaaattatctcactTTACACGACATGGTCTTATTGGTAGAAAACCCAAAAGAGACCATTTGTAAAATGTGTTAACAACTAATTAATGAtttcagtaaagtttcaggatacaaaatcaacaaggaaaactCAGTTGCATTTCAGTACACTAACAAAGaccaatacaaaaaaaagaaaagaatcaaagaaagaatGAACTAAGGAAACAATCCAATTTGTTATAgcatcaaaaaggataaaatacctaggagtaaaccTAACTTAAGGAGGTGAAAGgcttgtacactgaaaattacaaaatattgctaaaagaaatcagagaaaacacAAAGGAATGGGAAGACTCAATAGCAATAAAATGTCCATACCACCCAGAGCAATTCaatgcaatcttaaaaaaaaagtccaatgATATTTGTTggcagaaacagaaaggaaaaaaaatgctaaaactgATATGGAATCTCAAGGGATCCCAAACCGCCAAAACAATCTTGGAAAAGGAGAACAAACTTGGAGGCCTCATGcttactgatttcaaaacatactacaaagccaagaagtaatcaag of the Muntiacus reevesi chromosome 7, mMunRee1.1, whole genome shotgun sequence genome contains:
- the FCF1 gene encoding rRNA-processing protein FCF1 homolog isoform X2; the encoded protein is MGKQKKTRKYATMKRMLSLRDQRLKEKDRLKPKKKEKKDPSALKEREVPQHPSCLFFQYNTQLGPPYHILVDTNFINFSIKAKLDLVQSMMDCLYAKCIPCITDCVMAEIEKLGQKYRVALRIAKDPRFERLPCTHKGTYADDCLVQRVTQHKCYIVATVDRDLKRRIRKIPGVPIMYISNHRYNIERMPDDYGAPRF